TCGCGTTCTTGGCAGACGGCAGCGTGAGTTGGGAAACGATGGCAGCGTCCTACGAAAACTCCGTCGCAGTCTTAACTTCAAAATTTCCACTCATAGGTTCGTTTTTCTCGCTGATAGTCGCTATAACTGCCTTCATTCTCTGTTATGCTTCCGCTAATACGGGCATCATAGGTGTCTCGAGACTCACGGCCAGCATGGGTAAGTTTAGACTCATGCCTAGGTGGCTGTATCATATACACCCGGTGTTTAGAACGCCCACAAGGACGCTACTCATTTTCGGTGGTATAGGCGCTATAATAGCGTTGGTAGGAGACATTCCCTTTGTGGTCAGCCTATACAACTTTGGCGGACTCCTAAGTTATACTATTCTAATGGCAAGTTTCATAAGACTTCGGATAATTGACCGTGATGTCTACCGTCCTTGGAAAGCACCCTTAAACCTCAACCTCAAGATTAAGGATAAGGTTGTCGAACTGCCATTAATAGGGCTGATAGGACTGCCTGTAACATTTCTTTTATGGTTGCTTGTGATAATCTTGCATCCGCATGGAAGGCTGTTTGGCTTTATTTGGATTACCATAGGACTGGCGTTGTATGCGTTCTACCGCAAATCTCACAAACTTCCGTTGATAAGCGAAGAGGAAGGTTCATGGGTTATGCCATCATCCTATGTCATGGAGATAACGGTTTTAGTGGACCCGATGGAGGATTACGATGCAATCAAAAAGGCAGTACAACGCTCGTACGACAAAAGATATCGACTAAGACTCTTGAGCGTTATAAACCACATCGCGGAAAAAGAACCACATCTTAAGGAATTTCAGGTATCCGTGTTGAGCGACCTTGAAAAGTTAGCAAACGAACTCAGGAGAGAAGGGTACGATGTAACTTACGACGTGTTTGTTGGCAACCTCGAAGAAGCGATCAAACGAGAGATTTCTGTTTTTAATGTAGATTTCATAACGTACATAAAGCACTCTGTTAAAGAAACGTTGACGGGTAAACATCGTGAAGAAATCGTGAACAGACTGTCACAAGAATATCCTGGGCGAATTATGCTATTAAGAAGGATAGAGTAACAACTGGACAGGCTAGTAAGAGCACACTTTAGGCTCGAAGAAGAATCGCAGCCTGTGCTAAAATTGTCAATACGTGTATTAATCGTTGTTGATGGTCAGATCATCAGAAAAAGGACTTAAAGCGTTGTTGCAAAAATATTGAACAGAATAGGGGATGTGCCTCTATCCGAATGGACCAAGGCTATCAGAGAGCAAAAAGCACGACCAGGATGAAAGTTCATGGTAATGATAAACATAACAACCTTCGAGATAGCTATTTACGTGCTGTCTTTTACAATTACAGCAGGTGCGCAACATTGAGGTATTCGTGTTCTTTACGTTTAGAGCCCTCATATACCGGTTAAATGCAAGAATTGATATACCTAACGAGCGAGGCCGGTACTGGTCGTGTTCATCGACCCGGCAAGCAACGCCTCAATGATTATTTGCGTTTAATTTTCTTCTTTTATTTTTTAGCGTTTTGTACTCGTCCGATCTAATTGCTCTACATATCTCACAGACCATGTCATTTATGGACTCCTTTGAAGGATTGTTTTTCATTAGGGTGTTAGTTATGCGACTTATTAACTCACGAACAGTAGGATTCGTTCTCAATTTCCTTATCATTCTAGAACCGCGCTTCGCAGACAAGTACTGACTTATAGCTGATCTTGTAGTCCCAATAATCTTCGCTACCTCCGTTTGTGATAACGCATACTTCTTAATGAGCTCTTTAGCTATAAGCGCACGTATGGATGGCATCACATCGAGGACAATTTTCTCGCACGGCGACCTCAATTTTAACTCTTCAGTTAATTAACTTAAGAAGATTAATATAAATTTAGTCTTTAACTGGAGGTATGGCAAATTTTTCGACCAATTCTTCGTAGAGCTCCAAAACCGTCTCTACATCATAAATTCCAGAACCCGGCGCGACTTGGACTACAGTAACCCCATCTTTAAGGAAAGTTATTGTGATGTCTTTCTTGTATTCGAACGTTATTCCTAACTTTGTCCTTTTCTTTGGAAGTATGCTGTGTTGTGAAAGTAGGCGCTCAACAGAATCCAAATCGATCTTTGATGTGGTTGTTACCATGAATACGCCTCGACCGTCCCTTCCACAGACCCCGCTTACGACCTTCTCTTTAAGCGGCCTTAAGGCAACCTTGCCGCTTCCACATACAGGACAATCGGGCAACTTAGCGATATTGACAAAATCAAAGGACATCTTGTCAACGTCGATGTAAAGTAGGCGGTTTTTTAATAGCGGGTTCTTGTTAAGCAAAACCCTTATCGCTTCCGACAGCTGTGCACCGGATACCATGTCTATCAAAGGAGGGAAGACACCCACGGTAGCACATTTGGGAAGATCCTCGTCCTGAAGACCAGAATAAAAGCATTCGAGACAAGCCGTTTCGTTAGGTAAGATCGTGGAAACCACTCCAACGGTTTCTATTGCAGCAGCGAATATATACGGAATCTTAAGCTTCACGATCGCTCTATTTATTATGTACCGTGCTTCAACACTGTCAAGACCGTCGATTACTAAGTCAATACCTTCCAGCAAACTTTCAACGTTTTTTGAGGATATGTTAGCCGCTACGGCATCGACTTTCACGCCAGGATTTAAAGAGTTTATCCTTTCCTCTAAGACTTCGACCTTAGGCATGCCAACAAAATCTTCCCCGTAAAACCTCTGCCTATGTAAATCCGATAAAGATACCACGTCTCTATCCACTATTCTAATGTAGCCTACGCCCATGGCCGCCAGCGTGATGGCAGCAGGCGAACCCAGCCCACCAGCTCCCATTATACAAACTCTGCTGGACCTCAGCTTCGTCTGACCAGCGTAACCGATATAATTGAGTACAAGTTGTCTCGAATATCTCTCCAACTCTTTATCGGTAAGTTCTTCTAACTTCACAGATGATGATAACGACGTTAACTATATATAAACGCATCGCCAAATTAATGATGATGGCTTCAAAACAGTATTTAGTCGTGGATGCCCGCTTCAAGTCTTGTCCCGGTCCTTTGATAAGCCTTATCGAAGCGGTCAAGAAAGCCAAACCTGGTCAAGTAATAAAATTACTTACAACCGATCCAACTTCGCCTAGAGATGTCAAGGAGTGGGCTAAGAGCACAACGCATAAGCTTTTAGAGATAAAAGAAAAAGAAAACGTTTATGAAATATATGTAGAAGTAGCGGATGATGGACTTGGCTAGCGACGTTTATGTAGGTATAAGAGAATTATTGGAGGCGCACGGAAGACCTGCCAGAGAAGTTTACCTAGATTCTGAAAATTCGGGCATGATTTTTCCTGAAGCTTTGAAGGCGATGGTCGACGCATACGAAGATCATTTTGCTGGTCATCCGTCCATTACTCATAGACGTGGTTGGGAATCCTACGAGGCGCTGTACAAAACATCTTCGACCATAGCTAAATTCATAAACTGTGAACCTGACGAGCTAGCTTTCACACATAGCGGTACAGAAGCAAACAACTTAGCGATACTCGGATTGAATAAAGAAAGCGAAAGAAAAAAGATAATAGTTTCAGCGATAGAGCACTTAAGCGTAATCTTTCCTGCAGAACAACTCGAGAAGCAAGGTTACCGAGTAATCAAGGTGCCAGTAGATCGGGAAGGTTTTGTGAATTTGGAATTTCTAATAAACAACGTAGACAAGGACACATTACTCGTGAGCGTTGGAGCGGTAAACCACGAAATAGGAACGATACAGGATTTGAGGGCTATCGTAGAGTCGGTTAAGGATAAGGATGAAAATATAATATTTCATACGGATGCTTGCGACGCCCTCGGAAGGATAAGCTTAGACGTTAAGAAGCTGAACGTGGACATGGCATCTTTCAGTAGCCATAAGGTATGCGGTCCTAAGGGTGCCGGAGCATTGTACATAAGAGATGGTGTCAAGATAGAACCGATTATACACGGTCAGCTGAGTACGCAGAAATTATGGCCGGGATTAGAAAACGTACCAGCCATAGCTGGGTTTGGGAAAGCTGTCGAATTATTTGCTTCAAACTTCGATTTGTACGTAAATCATATGAAGGAGCTTAGGGACCTGCTCATCCAAGGCATTTTGTCAAATGTAGAGCATACGCTTCTGAACGGTCCTTTAGGGAACAAACGATCACCCGATAACGTTAACGTAAGCGTACTATACTGCGAGGGTGAAGCGTTGACCGTAGATCTTAGCCTTAATGGCATTTATGTATCTAGCGGAAGCGCATGCACCAGTCGTATTCTACAACCCAGCCACGTATTGCTCGCGATAGGAAGGGAGTTTCATGAGGCGCATGGAAGCATTTTGATGAAGGTGGCCCCCCTCCACTCTCATGAGGATGTGCGTTATGTAGTGGAGAACGTCCCCCGCGTAGTACAAAGGTTAAGGTCTATAAGTCCTCTAAAACCTAAGGAGGTTGGATAAGGATGTCCGATAGAATTCCCCTACCCTACACACCAAAAGTGCTTGAGCTTTTCAAAAACCCGAAAAATCTAGGAAAAATGGAGGACGCGAATGCCTCAGCGGTTGCAGGAAGTCTTGCATGTGGAGACATGATCGCTATATACCTCAAGATAGATGAAGATACGCAAACTATACTCAACGCCACCTTCGAGAGTTATGGGTGTGCAGCCAACATAGCCGCATCGAGCATACTAACGGAGATGCTTAAGAATAAGAAGCTTGAGGATGCGTGGAAAATCTCGTGGAAGGACATATCGAACGAGCTTGGAGGGCTACCGGCCGTCAAGTACCATTGTGGTGTGATGGCAGTGGGCGCCTTCAGAAGGGCTGTCAGAGAGTACTTCAAGAATAAGAAAAAGCCGGAATGGATTCCGGAGGAGTTGACGGCGGAAGAGAGACACGTCGTCGAAGAGGAAAAGCTTGTCGAGATACTATCTAAACGGATATCGTCCGGCTCTTTGCCGCCAACTTGCTAAAAATCGTACTAACCCATTAATTTTTGTGAAAGGTACGCGAAGCTAAAGAACGCCCTGATCACCATAAATATAATTATAATAATGATAATGAATAATGGCGCCGCGGGTCGGATTCGAACCGACGACCAACGGGTTAACAGCCTCAGCCCCCTTATATGAGGTCCGCTGCTCTACCGAGCTGAGCTACCGCGGCTTAATCGTTAGAATGTTATTAGGACGCTTTAAATTTTTAGTCAACTCTCTTAACCTAAGGACAGTGAAATATGCCTGGACTTATGATAGCTCTCAAGATTCTTTCTCCTATTAAGGGCTGCTCTTATAAATCCCAGATATGCCGCCTCAGGTCTGCCTGGCCTCGAGATAAATTCCGCATGGTATTGAGTTGCTATAAAGTATGGGTGATCTGGTAACTCGATGACCTCGACTCTTCGTCCATCTTCAGACATACCTGAAAAGACCATGCCCGCACGTGTTAGTATGTCCCAATATGCCGGATTGACCTCGTATCTATGGCGGTGCCTCTGACGTGTTACTTTAGAGTTGTAGAGCTTGTACGCTAACGTACCGGGTTTTATGATTATATCAAACGCCCCGAGCCTCATCGTGCCTCCCAAGTTTTCAAGGTTACGTTGCTCTGGCAAAAGATCTATGACTGGATGCGGTGTATCTGCTGATACCTCTGTACTGTTAGCACCATCAAGACCGCAAACATTCCTTGCGTACTCGACGACTGAAAGCTGCATGCCAAAGCATATTCCGAGGAATGGTATGCCATTTTCTCTAGAATATCTGATTGCGTTTATCTTGCCCTCGACACCCCTCTGACCGAATCCGCCTGGTACAAGTATGCCATCATACCGGCTAAGTAAGTTGACCTTTTCAGGGTACGCTTCGAACTCTTCCGCGTCTACCCAGTCTATAATTGCCTTTACACCTGCATAGGCGGCGGCGTGTATTAGTGCTTCCCTCACACTAACGTAAGAATCTATAAGCTTAGTGTACTTGCCGCATACGGCAATCCTAACCTCTTCTCTAGCGTTTTTCATAGAAGCAACTATATCGCTCCACTCCTTCAGCTTTGGTTGTCGCCAGTTAAGGTTAAGCCTACTGGTTATAAAAACACCCATGCCCTGCTCTTCCAATATCAATGGCACCTCGTACACGTATTCCACGTCGTAAGAGCAAAAAACAGCACTTTCCGGAAGTGTTCCAAATAAAGCGATCTTACTTCTCGTCGCTCTATCTATCGGTTTCTCACATCTTGCTACTATGGCATCTGGTTGTATGCCTATTCTGCGGAGTTCGTTTACGCTATGTTGTAGGGCCTTTGTTTTGAACTCCTCGGTCGCCTTCAGTATGGGTACAAGAGCTACATGAATAAAGAGCGTGTTTTCAAACCCCTCTTCAAGACGCATCTGCCTCGCTGCCTCTAAGAATGGTTGTCCTTCTATATCGCCCGCCGTACCGCCTATCTCTACTATGGCTATATCGACATCGTCTCCTTCTGCTGCCAGCCTTATTCTGCGTTTAATCTCGTCAGTTATATGGGGAACTATTTGGACACATTTACCTAAATAGTCTCCACGCCTTTCTTTGGTGATGACCTCTAAGTAAACCTGTCCAGTCGTGATGTTATTGCGTCTGGAAAGGGTGATGTCTAGGAACCGCTCGTACCATCCTATATCCAGGTCAGTTTCACCACCATCATCAGTAACAAAGACTTCACCGTGAGCATACGGGTTCATTGTACCGCTATCGACGTTTAGATAGGGATCTATCTTGATGGCCGTTACCCTGTAACCTCTGGCCTGTAAGATCCTACCGACAGAGGCCGCAACTATGCCCTTACCAACTGACGAGACTACGCCGCCTGTTACGAAGATATACTTCGGCACAAGAATGATGTTTCCGAGTTTAATATAAACGTTTGTAAAAGGTCGACAGCCACTTTATGAACGTCGCTGACTACGGAGATCCTTTTGGCCAAAAAAGCTTAATAGTTAGGCACTACCTAACATTTGTCGTGCCCAAGAATCTTAGCAGGGTTGAATCCTGTTATCTCAAGCGCATATACGTCTCAACGATCGAGGAGGGAAGACAGATTACAAGCGGTGACCTCGCTAAGATATTCAACGTCAAAATACCTTCGGCAATAGATGTTTTGAATAAATTAGAGAAGAAAATTTACATTAAGAAAGAAAAGTACGGATACATCACGCTGACCCAAGCAGGTTATAAGGTTGCTGTCGAATTACTGCATGCCCATAGGGTCTTTGAAGTTTTTCTTGTTAATAATCTCAAAATGAAGTCCAATGAGGCATGTAGGATAGCGGACTATGTCGATCACGTCCTTGATAAGGAGGTCGTAAGTAGACTTTGCGCGTACCTCAATAGACCTATGAAGTGCTGCCACAATCGTACGATAATCCACATAGGTTGTGAGGCGAGGAGTAGATGAATATAAAACTACTATCTTTAACGTCTTTTGTGTTGTTCATGATTCTCATTCCGGCACAGCTTGCCGTTAATGCAACAACAAAGCTAAGTGTCATAGTGTCTACACCTACGCTGGTGCCGTTAGTCAAGTCTGCAGCCGGAAATTACGTAGAAGTTAGCAGTGTAGTACCATTTGAACATGAGCCGCACGAGTACCAACTCGCACCCAAAGATTTAGAAAAAATATCCAACTCGGACATGCTAATCATCACAGGACATTTCAAATGGGAGGAAGATCTTGCCTCGCTCATAGACCGCGGCAAAGTCTTGGACCTATACAAAGTTCTAGATGGAAAGCTGAAGTTGCTCAACCTCCCTGATGGTGATGTAAACTTACATGAGTGGTGGCTTTCACCATATAACGCTAAGCTTGTCATAAACGAGATAGTGTACAAATTGGCAGAAATAGACCGTTACAACGCCAAGGCTTATACGAGTCTTGCAGAAAAGTCCATAAGATCTATAGACAAGATTGTAGCTGAAGTGAATAGGACACTAGGCGAAAGGGGCCTTACGGGCGACGTCGCAATATGCTCGACACCAATCGAACAATACTTGATCGAAGAGTTTGGCTTACGTTGCTCGCTCATCCTAACAGAAGAAGAGTTAGTCGGCGTAAAGCCATTAATGCTTGAAAAGGCAAGGATGTCGCTCGCCGAAAACTCTCCCAAAGTACTCGTGTTAGCCGACATTAGCGAAGGTACTGCCGTAGCGGATGCTGTAAAGAAGCTTGCCGATGAGACTAACACACATCTTCTGAGGTTCTCTATAATCTCAAAAGATGACTGGGATTACGATGCGCTCCTAGCATACAACGCAGGTTTGATTACCAACATGCCCTATACACCTAAAGCGAGCTTTGGAACGGATGAGATCACGAGCATTTTGATCTCGATATTATCCGTCGTTGTAGTAATAGAGGCAATAATCATACTAAGGTTAAGGATGAGGAGACCATGAACTCCGTTGAGGCTTTTAGCTTGACCGTTAGGCTGAATGGCTTCGAGGCTTTAAGCAACGTCACACTATCTTTGAATCATCCGACGTTTACGGCAATAATAGGGCCTAACGGTGCCGGTAAGACTACGTTACTCAAAACGATACTCGGGCTACTAAAACCACAGAGCGGAAGCATCAGGGTAATGGGGTTAGATCCGACAAGAGAGTCAAAAAAAGTTAGGCTGATGATTGGCTACGTTCCGCAAAGGGATAGGGTATCCTTCTTCGTACCTATAAAGGTCAAGGATGTGGTCATGATGTCAAGGCTGGTATGGAAAAGGCCGCCAAGGTGGATAACGGATCACGATGTGGTCGCCGTAAAGGAGGCTCTAAGGATCGTAGGGATCGAGGGTTTGTCGGATAGAAGGTTTGATGAGCTTAGCAGCGGACAGCAACAAAAGGTCCTTATAGCCAGGGCCATAGTTTCTGATCCCAAGCTACTGTTGCTTGATGAACCCTTCAACGGTGTTGACCTAACGAGTCAGCATGAGATAATGAATCTCATAAAAACTCTAAAAGAGAGCGGGGTCTCTATAATAATGGTCACACACGACGTGAGCGACGTCATCAACCTTATCGACAACCTGGTTCTACTATACAGAAGTGTTATAGCATCGGGGAAACCAGAAGACGTTCTGAAGGAGGAGGTCTTAAAAAAAGTATACGGCAACAGAATCAGCATTTACTCTAAAGAACCTTGTTTAATGTTCGTGCCGAGAGATTCACATGGTTGACCTATTATCGCCTTTTTTGATAAAGTCTTACGTCGCCGTCCTACTCATGTCAGCTACATCCATAATCGGCTCTATCTCTGTGCTAAGGGGCGTTGCCTACATGCCTGCCGAAGCAGCTCACGCCGCGTTGGGCGGCGCAGCCCTAGGAATCCTGCTTGGTCATGTAGCCAACCTAACGATAGACCCATACGTAGTCGCAACACTCTTCGCTAGCACCACGACGCTTTTTGCTGGTTATGTTGGGAGAAAAGGAGGTCCGGAGGCAATTGCGGCCGCGCTTGCCGGTGCATTAACGCTCGGTGTTTCCGTTTATGCATTCGTGAGACACGTTTTGCCTGCAAAGCTTAGAGTCGTTTTGGACGGTTATCTCGTGGGCGATATCCTTCTGCTAGGAGACTCGGATATAGTCACGTTATCGATTCTGACTGTAGTATGCATGATCATATTTGCCATGTTTTACAACGAGATAATCTACGTGTGCTTCGACCCCGAAGGTGCCGAGGCCATGGGCGTGAACGTTTCATTCTATGATTTTATGATTTTCTTCTTGATAGGCCTAGCCGGTAGCGTAGCCACGAAGGTCGTAGGCACGCTCGTTGTTTATGCTCTCGTGATAGCGCCGGCCATAACTGCAAAAGAGCTATCGAGGAGCATCAACGGTGCACTAACCCTTACCGCGACTATCACGTTATTAGCTGGTTATGGTGGTTTAATGTTTTCCGTTATGTTCGACATACCGAGTAGCGGTTCCATAGCGATACTTGCGAGCGCTATTTATGTCGGCACTATGCTAGCCAAGAGACTGGCTCCAAGGCGGTGAAGGTATAATTACGGCTTTATTTACGAAAGATAAGGAGGAACGGGCCGGTAGCGTAGCGGAAGCGCGCCCGCCTCGCACGCGGGAGGTCGCGGGTTCGAGTCCCGCCCGGTCCAATAGTCAGCTCCCTACGTTCTTTTTAGAGACTTTTACGCCTGATGGTTCAGGGCTACTAACGTGCTAACCGTCCGTTGGAACATTTTCCGACGTTAAGTGCCTTTTAAGGACGTTGTAAAATTTTTAGGCCCTGGACATGACAGCAATTTCACCGTCGTTTCGTCATAAGTCTGAGGACGAACAGACTTCCAGGTATAAGTTTCTCACTAAATCAACCCAGACAAGAATCTCAGCGAGTTTTTAGGATTTTGTAGCTTTTAGCCCGTAGGTTTCTTGCTAACCAAGATCAGGTCTTTTTTATCTCCTATATGCCACTCTACAACATCAAAACCCATCTCGCTTATCTTCATCTCAACGTCTTCCCAATCCTCTGAGTGTGAAGGCACCTTTACCGTTTCGATACACTCTGCACGCCCCCTCAGTTCTGCATCTTTGAGATACTCGTCTACGCTCGCTACGGGTCTTGGTAATTGGAGCACCTTCAGCTCCAACTTATCAACATGGTCAAACTCTATAATGTGCGCGCTTTTCTTTTGAGCCATCAGTAAAAAAATACATTGTAGTGCTTTAATATATCTTTTTTTCTTATACAAAAATAAAAAAGAGGAGGTATTATGTTCGGTGGCTATTTAGCCGTTTGTCTATTTGACGATAAGCTAGTTCGTGAAACTCCAGGAATAAATTAAATTTGTTGTTTTTAATATAAGTTCATGAGTTAACGTTGTCAACGTCAAGCGCTTTTATTTGTATTACTAACTTTATACTTAGCGGTAAAGGTTACGTAACGAGCTTACAAGCGATGGCACGTCTTGCTTGAGTGAGAGGACGAACGGCATACTCTCCTGTTTTGCCAGCGTTATGGCCAGCTCGTCCACATCCTCAGGCTTCGTAGGCCCGTGGATTACTATCATCCTCGGCTTTATCGGATATATCTTCACGGCAATTAGTGGCGAACGACCTCTGCTAACACCTACGAAGACCAGTGCCCTCATTGAGTTCGCGCCGAACAACCTCAAGAAGTCGCTTGCATCCATGATCTTTATTGCATTTAAGCTGTCCACGACGGTATACCCATATATCGGCTGGTCTTGGTTCTCCATACCGGCCAAGATTACCCCCTCTACAGCTTCGGTAACTTCTTTAACAGATTTTGCCTCAGGAAACTCCGCGATGTCTAAGATAACACTACTTAGGTCCTTAGCTACCGCTGTGAACTTCTTTATATGAGCTCCACCCCTCTTGGAATCTATCTCTATTAATGCCGTGACGAACTTTCTAAGGAAGATGGTTCCTGGTGATTTTCTTCGATTATTTTCATAGTCGTTTAAAACCGATGGTGCTATGCCCATATGCCTAGCCAGCTCACTTTGACTAAGCTCGAACAGAAGCCTCCATTTCTTCATAACGTCTCCGGGAGTTTTGGAGAGTATTATTTCACCGGCTATCTTGTTCATTAAGGCTTCTTCTGCTGCTCCATACGCGTCAGTAGAACTACCCATTTTCGTATTATGGTTCTATAACCTAATATTAATATTATAGCCTAAAATTAAGGCAATGTAGGATGGGAAAGAAAAGCACACGAGTGAAGAAGGTTAAACCACCTGTAGCGATAGAAGTCTCAGACATTTTAAACCTAGCTAGGCTAGCCATGAGTAGGGTTGACGTTCAGCCATTGTTCTGGCACTTCAAGTGGAAAAATCAACCGATACTAGGTTACCTTTCATCCATACCGTATTGGTACGGAAACTTGCCAATCTTTGCGTACACAAAACTCAACTATGAATT
The window above is part of the Aigarchaeota archaeon genome. Proteins encoded here:
- a CDS encoding helix-turn-helix domain-containing protein, which gives rise to MGSSTDAYGAAEEALMNKIAGEIILSKTPGDVMKKWRLLFELSQSELARHMGIAPSVLNDYENNRRKSPGTIFLRKFVTALIEIDSKRGGAHIKKFTAVAKDLSSVILDIAEFPEAKSVKEVTEAVEGVILAGMENQDQPIYGYTVVDSLNAIKIMDASDFLRLFGANSMRALVFVGVSRGRSPLIAVKIYPIKPRMIVIHGPTKPEDVDELAITLAKQESMPFVLSLKQDVPSLVSSLRNLYR